One genomic region from Pigmentibacter ruber encodes:
- the asd gene encoding aspartate-semialdehyde dehydrogenase, whose protein sequence is MLELTIGIVGATGVVGQTALELLHDDFPGFKVKDLKLYASKSSAGKKVTFKNKKITIEEITLKSIIECDAVLFASDASISAEYIPKLAEKGILCIDKSSAFRTHPDVPLVVPEVNGEMLTESFLKKFPVVASPNCCTIPLVMVLKPILENFGIKKVIVSTYQSVSGAGKPGIDTLLDEAKNFFNQQDLTSTPSTVFPKSIAFNVFPYVAGILDNGDTDEEAKIIAETQKILSNKKFPIAATSVRVPTLVGHGESVTLELEKAFNLSEIKEKLQNFPGILVVDGTNNDEELQDYGQFVTPRECHGKDEVFVSRLRKATVFENGLSLWLVCDNLRKGAALNAIQVINTCAINGTIQAILQK, encoded by the coding sequence ATGCTAGAACTAACGATAGGAATTGTTGGAGCCACAGGAGTGGTTGGCCAAACAGCACTTGAATTATTACATGATGATTTCCCTGGTTTTAAAGTAAAAGATTTAAAACTATATGCATCTAAATCTTCAGCTGGAAAAAAAGTTACCTTTAAAAATAAAAAAATTACCATTGAAGAAATTACATTAAAATCAATTATTGAATGTGATGCTGTTCTATTTGCTTCCGATGCCAGTATTTCAGCTGAATATATTCCTAAGCTAGCTGAAAAAGGAATATTATGTATAGATAAGTCCTCTGCCTTTCGAACGCACCCCGATGTTCCTCTAGTTGTTCCTGAAGTAAATGGTGAGATGTTAACTGAAAGTTTTCTTAAAAAATTCCCAGTTGTTGCAAGTCCTAATTGTTGTACTATTCCCCTAGTTATGGTGTTAAAACCTATCCTTGAAAATTTTGGAATTAAAAAAGTAATTGTTTCAACCTATCAAAGTGTTTCTGGTGCTGGAAAACCAGGAATAGATACTCTGCTTGATGAAGCAAAAAATTTTTTCAACCAACAAGATCTCACAAGCACACCTTCAACTGTGTTTCCAAAGTCCATAGCTTTTAATGTATTTCCTTATGTTGCTGGAATTTTAGATAACGGGGATACTGATGAAGAAGCAAAAATTATTGCTGAAACTCAAAAAATTCTTAGCAACAAAAAATTTCCAATTGCTGCAACCAGTGTCAGAGTTCCTACTTTGGTAGGTCACGGTGAATCCGTTACTTTAGAATTGGAAAAAGCATTTAATTTATCTGAAATCAAAGAAAAGTTACAAAATTTTCCAGGTATTTTAGTCGTAGATGGAACTAATAATGATGAAGAATTACAAGACTATGGACAATTTGTAACTCCCCGCGAATGTCATGGAAAAGATGAAGTTTTTGTAAGTCGGTTGAGAAAAGCAACCGTATTTGAAAATGGACTTTCATTATGGTTAGTTTGTGACAATCTCCGAAAAGGTGCTGCATTAAATGCAATCCAAGTCATAAACACTTGTGCTATAAATGGTACAATTCAAGCTATTTTACAAAAGTAA
- the pssA gene encoding CDP-diacylglycerol--serine O-phosphatidyltransferase, with protein MNSELQQDNNLKDDNVTHIIDRRKKVKSSIYLLPNLITSASLFFGLLAIKYSIDGRISGNAQEFVFAAYAILAAGLCDGLDGSVARLTHTQSSFGVQLDSLCDLVSFGIAPAIVIYNYALNDFFRLGFCVAFIFAACGALRLARFNVQSAMGKTSGNFTGIPIPMAAAPLAVFIMAQNELSTWSLNEHSAWEVSLAQFLTTPDVRNITLLIIMFLLALGMISTFEYLSHKSMRLPKKRPFRVLAAVLIICAIIFILQFIVSLALFLIIYCFHGPVLWIFTRKDKAAEEEELFEAGHNSE; from the coding sequence ATGAATTCTGAATTACAGCAAGATAACAATTTAAAAGATGATAATGTAACGCATATTATCGATAGAAGAAAGAAAGTTAAATCCAGTATTTATCTGTTACCTAATCTAATTACGTCTGCATCTCTTTTCTTTGGATTATTGGCTATAAAATACTCTATTGATGGAAGAATTAGTGGAAATGCGCAAGAATTTGTTTTTGCTGCATACGCTATATTAGCAGCTGGTCTTTGTGACGGATTAGATGGAAGTGTAGCGCGCTTAACTCATACTCAAAGTTCTTTTGGAGTTCAACTCGACTCTCTTTGTGATTTAGTATCTTTTGGAATAGCACCTGCAATAGTTATTTATAATTATGCATTAAACGATTTTTTTCGGTTAGGCTTTTGTGTTGCTTTCATATTTGCTGCTTGCGGTGCTCTTCGATTAGCACGATTTAATGTTCAAAGTGCAATGGGAAAAACAAGTGGCAATTTTACTGGAATTCCAATTCCCATGGCCGCTGCTCCTCTAGCCGTATTTATTATGGCTCAAAATGAGTTATCTACATGGAGCTTAAATGAACATTCAGCTTGGGAAGTTTCTCTGGCTCAATTTTTGACAACTCCTGATGTTAGAAACATTACTCTCCTCATTATTATGTTCTTACTTGCACTTGGAATGATATCAACATTTGAATATCTGAGCCATAAATCAATGCGTCTCCCTAAAAAAAGACCTTTTCGTGTTTTAGCTGCAGTTTTAATCATTTGTGCAATAATTTTTATATTGCAATTTATTGTTTCCCTAGCGCTCTTTTTAATAATATATTGCTTTCATGGTCCTGTTTTATGGATTTTCACTCGGAAAGATAAAGCAGCTGAAGAAGAAGAACTTTTTGAGGCAGGACACAACTCAGAATAA
- the rseP gene encoding RIP metalloprotease RseP: MEILHSILSNTIIAFIILISIVVFVHELGHFLAGKAFGIEVEEFSIGFGPKAFSFKKGVTEYRINWLPLGGYVRFYGSDIEQNIPPEKKEKSFLYAKVHKRAIVSFAGPFANFILSLVVMTFIYLYGVPYKPTVISVLPNSVAEKSGLQTGDKILSIDHKNIESWSDLSTKISTSAEKVLLLDVVSNGVKKNISIKPNKEEVETTLGNKQISGRIGITPIFNSANLVIQPSSFFSEIGLQSDDKVTKIDDKEVKFLFELIAYLKTKLNADSEYQLASNIIENKSSKNIFNITIIRNNAEKNIIVDFNNPSLKSWANNIIKKNVSESKENWQYRILSTDQSIANFTAKGKDDIQFPAQSAWQKCGLKEGQTIYSIAGQGKIISLLQVYSWIDGATKGILPENNKSINVNMTMLEKNGTLTNLNCEIPLRYGYDHLNRSTLFLDFPIQFLTQSIAFPNEISKANNLFSALEKSFHSVLNQIQMTYNAIKMLFTGSIPLSNLGGPIAIANVAGEAAKGGLIIFLMTMAFISTNIGMMNLLPLPALDGGHLFLNLVEAAYGKSLPKNIQITVQRIGIFILLTLFVIVFYNDILRLIRFH; the protein is encoded by the coding sequence ATGGAAATTTTGCATTCAATTCTTTCAAATACAATTATTGCTTTCATTATTTTGATAAGCATTGTTGTCTTTGTCCATGAATTAGGCCACTTTCTTGCTGGAAAAGCTTTTGGAATAGAAGTTGAAGAATTTAGTATTGGTTTTGGACCTAAAGCCTTTTCATTCAAAAAAGGTGTAACAGAATATAGAATCAATTGGTTACCTTTAGGCGGATATGTAAGATTTTATGGTTCTGATATTGAACAGAATATACCTCCAGAAAAAAAAGAAAAATCTTTTTTGTATGCTAAAGTTCATAAAAGAGCAATTGTTTCTTTTGCTGGGCCCTTCGCTAATTTTATTTTAAGCTTAGTAGTAATGACTTTTATTTATTTATATGGAGTCCCTTATAAACCAACTGTAATAAGTGTACTTCCAAATTCTGTTGCAGAAAAAAGTGGTTTACAAACTGGAGACAAAATTCTTTCTATTGATCATAAAAATATTGAAAGCTGGTCAGATCTTTCTACTAAAATTAGTACTTCAGCCGAAAAAGTATTATTATTAGATGTAGTTTCTAATGGTGTTAAGAAAAATATTTCCATTAAACCTAATAAAGAGGAAGTAGAGACTACTTTAGGTAACAAGCAAATTTCAGGAAGAATTGGTATTACACCAATATTTAACTCAGCAAATTTAGTAATTCAACCCTCAAGTTTTTTTTCTGAAATTGGACTTCAATCAGACGATAAAGTTACTAAAATAGATGATAAAGAAGTTAAATTTTTATTTGAATTAATAGCTTATTTAAAGACTAAATTAAATGCTGACTCTGAATATCAATTAGCAAGTAATATTATTGAAAACAAATCTAGTAAAAACATTTTTAACATTACAATAATTAGAAATAATGCTGAAAAAAATATTATTGTAGACTTTAACAATCCATCATTAAAATCTTGGGCAAATAATATTATTAAAAAAAATGTCTCAGAATCCAAAGAAAATTGGCAATATCGTATTCTTTCCACGGATCAATCTATAGCTAATTTTACAGCAAAAGGAAAAGATGATATCCAGTTTCCTGCACAATCAGCCTGGCAAAAGTGTGGATTAAAAGAAGGTCAAACTATTTATTCAATTGCTGGTCAAGGTAAGATCATTTCTCTTCTTCAGGTCTATTCATGGATAGATGGTGCTACTAAAGGAATATTACCTGAAAATAATAAGAGCATTAATGTAAATATGACTATGCTTGAAAAAAATGGAACTCTAACAAATTTAAATTGTGAAATTCCTCTAAGATATGGATATGATCACTTAAATAGATCTACTTTATTTTTAGATTTCCCAATTCAATTTTTAACTCAAAGCATTGCTTTTCCAAATGAAATTTCGAAAGCAAATAATTTATTTTCTGCTCTTGAAAAAAGTTTTCATTCTGTTTTGAACCAAATTCAAATGACTTACAACGCAATAAAAATGCTTTTCACAGGTTCTATACCTTTATCAAATTTAGGAGGACCTATTGCAATAGCGAATGTAGCAGGAGAAGCAGCAAAAGGTGGATTAATTATTTTTTTAATGACCATGGCGTTCATCAGTACAAATATTGGTATGATGAATCTTTTACCGCTTCCGGCATTAGACGGAGGACATTTATTTTTAAATTTAGTAGAAGCTGCATATGGCAAATCCCTGCCAAAAAATATTCAAATCACTGTCCAAAGAATAGGTATATTTATTCTTTTAACTTTATTTGTTATTGTATTTTACAATGATATTTTGCGACTTATTCGTTTTCATTAA
- a CDS encoding isoprenyl transferase, translating to MNKYCEQWDLNPLKLPQHIGIVMDGNGRWATKKHLPRIAGHRKGVERVQEITEFCGNIGIQALTLFAFSDENWRRPEEEVGGIMGLLRWYIRKEHARIKENNVQFRVIGDRRKLSVDIIELIENLEHDTRFNTGMHLCIALSYGARGEILRAVRKLVEKVNQKEIYPNDIDENIFEECLDTQGLPQLDMFIRTSGEIRVSNFLLWQLAYAELFFSESLWPDFDTKKLVDLIQQFTLRERRFGMTSEQIKKINQKSF from the coding sequence ATGAATAAATATTGTGAACAATGGGACCTAAATCCTCTTAAACTACCACAGCATATAGGCATCGTTATGGACGGAAATGGTAGATGGGCAACAAAAAAACATCTTCCACGAATAGCAGGTCATCGCAAAGGTGTAGAACGAGTTCAAGAAATAACTGAATTTTGTGGGAATATTGGAATACAAGCTTTAACTCTGTTTGCATTTTCAGATGAAAATTGGCGGCGCCCAGAGGAAGAAGTTGGCGGGATAATGGGTTTATTACGCTGGTATATTAGAAAAGAGCATGCAAGAATTAAGGAAAATAACGTCCAATTTAGAGTGATTGGTGATCGCAGAAAATTATCTGTGGACATTATAGAGTTAATTGAAAATTTGGAACATGATACAAGATTTAATACTGGAATGCATTTATGCATAGCTTTGAGTTATGGGGCTAGAGGCGAAATTTTAAGAGCAGTTCGCAAATTAGTGGAAAAGGTAAATCAGAAAGAAATTTATCCTAACGACATTGATGAAAATATATTTGAAGAATGTCTCGATACACAAGGTTTGCCTCAATTAGATATGTTTATCAGAACAAGTGGTGAAATACGAGTAAGTAACTTCTTATTGTGGCAATTAGCTTACGCCGAATTATTTTTTAGTGAATCACTATGGCCAGATTTTGATACAAAAAAATTAGTTGATTTAATACAACAATTTACATTAAGAGAACGTCGTTTTGGCATGACTTCTGAGCAAATAAAAAAAATAAATCAAAAATCTTTTTAA
- the hisS gene encoding histidine--tRNA ligase, with product MSKQIPQIKKTALSTQGYKGTRDFFPTDQRLKSFLNSKIHRLMMSYGYEEYAGPFVEHLELYAAKSSEEIVKDQLYSFKDKGDRTLAIRPEMTPTLARMVAAKQRELLKPIRWYSIPTCMRYERPQRGRLREFDQLNVDIFGGNPLDEDIEIILTGIDILKSLGASYQDFSVKINHRGIINSFLTKILDIDFDNIPPILRLFDKKDKLSEENFQSQCKNLNLSDENIIKINSFMNASIEETIKLLGEYSSEAKELKLRIDILKELTSAECIVYSPEIMRGFDYYTGMVFEFFDRHPANQRALFGGGRYDNLVGAFGGDELPGVGYGAGDVALLNFMEVHGYLPNLMKQTDICVLRFSEQDRMTALKLAKILRGIGLNIESPVSVSKFGKQIQYAEKIAAKAIVFQGEEEIKNQTFSVKWLKTGVQENYNLNPEGLDSFRKKVLNN from the coding sequence ATGTCAAAACAAATACCACAAATTAAAAAAACCGCGCTAAGTACTCAAGGTTACAAAGGTACTCGTGATTTTTTCCCTACGGACCAACGGTTAAAATCTTTTCTAAATTCTAAAATTCATAGACTTATGATGTCTTATGGATATGAAGAGTATGCAGGGCCTTTTGTGGAACATCTAGAATTATACGCCGCTAAATCTAGCGAAGAAATTGTAAAAGATCAATTATACTCCTTTAAAGATAAAGGCGATAGAACTCTTGCTATTCGACCCGAAATGACTCCCACTCTGGCTAGAATGGTTGCAGCTAAACAAAGAGAATTGCTCAAGCCTATAAGATGGTACTCTATTCCTACCTGCATGCGTTATGAACGCCCTCAAAGAGGCAGACTAAGAGAGTTTGATCAATTAAATGTTGATATATTTGGTGGAAATCCACTTGATGAAGATATAGAAATAATACTCACTGGAATTGATATTCTAAAATCCTTGGGAGCTTCTTATCAAGATTTTTCTGTTAAAATCAATCACCGTGGAATAATTAATTCTTTTTTAACTAAAATATTAGATATTGATTTTGATAATATTCCTCCAATTTTGCGTTTATTTGATAAGAAAGACAAACTTTCGGAAGAAAATTTTCAAAGCCAATGTAAAAATTTAAATTTATCAGATGAAAATATTATTAAAATAAATTCTTTTATGAATGCGAGTATTGAAGAAACAATCAAATTACTTGGTGAATATTCATCAGAAGCTAAAGAACTAAAGTTAAGGATAGATATTTTAAAAGAACTCACTTCTGCTGAATGTATTGTATATTCTCCTGAAATTATGCGCGGATTTGATTATTACACTGGGATGGTTTTTGAATTTTTTGATCGCCATCCAGCTAATCAAAGAGCACTTTTTGGTGGTGGACGATATGATAATTTAGTTGGAGCCTTTGGTGGAGATGAACTACCTGGAGTTGGCTATGGAGCAGGTGATGTTGCACTACTTAATTTTATGGAAGTTCATGGATACTTACCAAATTTAATGAAACAAACAGACATTTGTGTTCTTCGATTTTCTGAACAAGATAGAATGACTGCTTTGAAATTAGCTAAAATCTTAAGAGGAATTGGTTTAAATATCGAGTCTCCTGTTTCTGTTTCAAAATTTGGGAAGCAAATTCAATATGCAGAAAAAATAGCTGCAAAAGCTATAGTTTTTCAAGGTGAAGAAGAAATTAAAAATCAAACATTTTCAGTTAAATGGCTCAAAACTGGTGTACAAGAAAATTATAACTTAAATCCTGAAGGTTTAGACTCTTTTAGAAAGAAAGTATTAAATAATTAA
- a CDS encoding thioesterase II family protein, whose protein sequence is MNNSSKNIFIANKVNHPEVKLIINHHAGGNAAFYFKFTEHFPKNWEIYFIDLPLRSYHSHSSYLKERTDLYHFFSNFLDNFETGNIAIFGHSLGGHISFELAYYLEEINNINIKWLGISSKNPPNPLKNTNPLYTYNDEELINWLRKVNGTPNELLENREILNLFLPSLRHDLELYHNLNSSFELKNKIEAPISIFYGKKDTAIEEQLINNWKNFTNNSCNIFDFNGDHFYFNDNIDVFSNTMISEIKKNLIN, encoded by the coding sequence TTGAATAATTCAAGTAAAAATATCTTCATCGCAAATAAAGTAAATCATCCCGAAGTTAAATTAATAATAAATCATCATGCAGGAGGAAATGCTGCATTTTATTTTAAATTTACTGAACATTTTCCAAAAAATTGGGAAATTTACTTTATTGATCTACCTTTAAGAAGTTACCATTCGCATTCTTCATATTTAAAAGAAAGAACGGATTTATATCATTTTTTTTCTAATTTCTTAGATAATTTTGAAACAGGAAATATAGCTATTTTTGGCCATAGTTTAGGAGGACATATATCATTTGAATTAGCATATTATCTAGAAGAAATAAATAATATTAACATCAAATGGCTCGGTATTTCAAGCAAAAATCCACCTAATCCACTCAAAAACACTAATCCATTATATACATATAATGATGAAGAATTAATTAATTGGTTAAGAAAAGTGAATGGAACTCCTAATGAATTGTTAGAAAATAGGGAAATTTTAAATTTATTTTTACCAAGTTTACGCCATGATCTAGAACTCTATCATAATTTAAATAGCTCGTTTGAACTAAAAAATAAAATAGAAGCTCCAATTTCAATTTTTTATGGAAAAAAAGATACTGCTATTGAAGAACAACTAATAAACAATTGGAAAAACTTTACTAATAATTCCTGTAATATATTTGATTTTAATGGAGATCATTTCTATTTTAATGATAATATAGATGTTTTTTCAAATACCATGATATCAGAAATCAAAAAAAACTTAATAAATTAA
- a CDS encoding Dps family protein, with the protein MKANIGINKSNISKVVSILSNYLADSYFLYFKTHGFHWNVTGMFFQPLHKLFDEQYNSLFSSLDEIAERIRSLGEYVPATYNQLKDLTCLKELKDIPKDMEMLKVLAEDHETIIRNLRTWIDEVTAAGDVGTADFLTARIEEHEKTAWMLRSHLV; encoded by the coding sequence ATGAAAGCTAATATTGGAATCAATAAATCAAATATTTCTAAAGTGGTAAGCATACTCTCAAATTATTTAGCAGATTCCTATTTTCTTTATTTTAAAACTCATGGATTCCATTGGAATGTAACTGGTATGTTTTTCCAACCATTACATAAATTATTTGATGAACAATACAATTCTCTTTTTTCAAGCTTAGATGAAATTGCAGAGCGAATTCGTTCATTAGGTGAATACGTTCCGGCCACATACAATCAATTAAAAGATCTAACTTGTTTAAAAGAACTAAAAGATATACCAAAAGACATGGAAATGCTTAAGGTACTTGCAGAAGACCATGAAACAATTATTCGTAATTTACGTACTTGGATCGATGAAGTAACAGCTGCAGGAGATGTAGGAACAGCTGATTTTCTTACAGCAAGAATTGAAGAACACGAAAAAACAGCTTGGATGTTACGAAGCCATCTTGTATGA
- a CDS encoding diphosphate--fructose-6-phosphate 1-phosphotransferase, with the protein MILQGNALIIQSGGPTAVINQSLAGIMGASRDYPDKILRVLGAYHGLHGVLYENLIDLSAEDTRVWRTIAVSPGAALGSARIKPRHSDLDRIFEVFSAHNIKFVFYNGGNDSAEAAQLIREEANKRNYDVRILHIPKTIDNDLMVTDHCPGYGSVAKVVSHIIAGDDLDNRSFFNSVKINVVMGRHAGWIAAATAIAKKGHIDIEDDDEVGPHLIYLPEVEFNEKKFLADVQKTYNRIGRATIVVAEGIADQLGEEKFAGEVDEFGNALLSSSGKLGDYLSNLIKKNLVYNSAFGKLRCRADTLGYLQRSLAGMASASDQADAFLVGSMAVHYMMKGESDKMVTLVRLPGSTYKCETSLCDLKLVAQKTKLMPRSMINKEENGVTEEFFEYALPLADSVPEIHALKPKHLKKHLLDYVRPEK; encoded by the coding sequence ATGATACTTCAAGGCAACGCTCTCATCATTCAATCAGGCGGTCCTACGGCTGTTATTAATCAATCACTGGCTGGAATTATGGGAGCAAGTCGTGACTATCCAGATAAAATTCTAAGAGTTCTAGGAGCATACCATGGTTTGCATGGTGTTTTGTATGAAAATTTAATAGATTTATCAGCAGAAGATACTCGTGTTTGGCGCACCATTGCTGTTTCCCCAGGTGCTGCATTAGGTTCGGCTCGCATTAAACCTAGACACAGTGATTTAGATAGAATATTTGAGGTTTTTTCAGCTCATAATATTAAATTTGTATTTTACAATGGTGGAAATGATTCCGCTGAGGCCGCTCAATTAATTAGAGAAGAAGCAAACAAAAGAAACTATGATGTTAGAATTCTGCATATTCCAAAAACAATAGATAATGACTTGATGGTTACTGATCACTGCCCCGGTTATGGCAGTGTTGCAAAAGTAGTATCACATATTATTGCTGGAGATGATTTAGACAATAGAAGCTTTTTTAATAGCGTGAAGATTAACGTTGTTATGGGAAGACACGCTGGTTGGATTGCTGCTGCAACAGCAATTGCTAAGAAAGGTCATATTGATATTGAAGATGATGATGAAGTAGGTCCGCATCTTATTTATCTTCCTGAAGTAGAATTTAATGAAAAAAAATTCCTTGCTGATGTGCAAAAAACATACAATAGAATAGGAAGAGCGACCATTGTAGTCGCAGAAGGAATAGCTGATCAACTTGGAGAAGAAAAATTTGCTGGCGAAGTTGATGAGTTTGGTAATGCATTGCTCTCTAGTTCAGGAAAATTGGGAGACTATCTTTCTAATTTAATCAAAAAAAATCTGGTTTATAATTCTGCGTTTGGAAAGCTACGTTGTAGAGCAGATACTTTAGGATATTTGCAACGCTCCCTTGCAGGAATGGCCTCCGCATCTGATCAAGCCGATGCTTTTTTAGTTGGTTCAATGGCTGTGCATTATATGATGAAAGGAGAATCTGACAAAATGGTAACATTAGTAAGACTACCTGGTTCAACATATAAATGTGAAACTTCACTTTGCGATTTAAAATTAGTAGCCCAAAAGACAAAACTCATGCCAAGAAGCATGATTAATAAAGAAGAAAACGGAGTTACTGAAGAATTTTTTGAATATGCCCTCCCTTTAGCAGATTCTGTCCCTGAAATTCATGCTTTAAAACCTAAACATCTTAAAAAACATTTACTAGACTATGTCAGACCAGAAAAATAG
- a CDS encoding adenylosuccinate synthase produces the protein MKLKHGAATLVLGVQYGDEGKGKLVDVLAEQAELVCRVQGGNNAGHTIWVNGEKIVTQLLPSGILRENCEIGIGAGVVVDPFVLRDEIKKIKSQGYDITPERLHVDYRASVILPYHKNMDLKRELERSKNTTKIGTTGRGIGPTYASRAYREGPRIAEIASPENFKNWLKANPYLAEGLEGKLLDEFLETAELLRPYMKDLAMIANNRLSQGARVLLEGAQGAMLDVSFGTYPYVTSSNLVAGSCAGGLGIPPWKISSILGVIKAYSTRVGNGPYPAELSGPFADELRKRGHEFGTNTGRPRSVGWLDLVALRYLAKINGLTGLAIMKADVLAGIEHIGLITNYNDKRTNKEMNGYPMTQNAWDNVEPVIEFMDGWENVAVGSNLNKNYKAFVKKIEEFIDVPSAYISTGAERSEGIWLA, from the coding sequence ATGAAATTAAAGCATGGCGCCGCAACCCTTGTCTTAGGTGTCCAATATGGCGACGAAGGAAAAGGGAAGCTTGTGGATGTTTTGGCAGAACAAGCTGAACTGGTGTGTCGTGTCCAAGGTGGTAATAATGCTGGACATACAATCTGGGTAAATGGAGAAAAAATTGTTACTCAACTTTTACCTTCAGGCATTCTTAGAGAAAATTGTGAAATTGGAATTGGAGCCGGTGTAGTTGTTGATCCATTTGTATTAAGGGATGAAATTAAGAAAATAAAATCTCAGGGATATGACATCACTCCTGAAAGACTTCATGTTGATTATAGAGCCAGTGTGATTCTACCTTATCATAAAAACATGGATCTCAAGCGAGAGCTAGAACGCTCTAAAAATACAACTAAGATTGGAACTACTGGAAGAGGTATAGGTCCCACTTACGCTAGTAGAGCTTATCGTGAAGGTCCAAGAATAGCAGAGATTGCTAGTCCAGAGAATTTTAAAAATTGGTTAAAAGCAAATCCTTATTTAGCTGAAGGGCTAGAAGGAAAATTGCTCGATGAATTTTTAGAAACAGCAGAATTGTTAAGACCTTATATGAAAGACTTGGCAATGATTGCCAACAATAGACTTTCTCAGGGAGCTAGAGTTCTTCTCGAAGGTGCTCAAGGAGCAATGTTAGACGTCAGTTTTGGTACTTATCCTTATGTTACTTCAAGCAATTTAGTTGCAGGTTCATGCGCTGGTGGATTAGGAATTCCTCCTTGGAAAATCTCAAGCATTTTAGGTGTAATCAAAGCTTACTCAACAAGAGTCGGTAATGGTCCTTATCCTGCAGAATTGTCAGGACCTTTTGCTGATGAACTCCGCAAACGTGGACATGAATTCGGTACAAATACCGGTCGCCCACGTTCCGTAGGTTGGTTAGATCTTGTTGCGTTACGTTATTTAGCTAAAATTAATGGTTTAACAGGCTTAGCTATTATGAAAGCAGATGTTCTTGCAGGAATTGAACATATAGGATTAATAACAAATTATAATGACAAACGCACAAACAAAGAAATGAACGGCTACCCTATGACACAAAATGCTTGGGATAATGTTGAGCCTGTCATTGAGTTTATGGACGGATGGGAAAATGTTGCTGTAGGATCAAATCTTAATAAAAATTACAAAGCTTTTGTGAAAAAAATAGAAGAATTTATTGATGTTCCTAGTGCATATATCTCAACTGGCGCAGAAAGAAGCGAAGGAATCTGGTTAGCATAA
- a CDS encoding tetratricopeptide repeat protein — MQNSLNDFRSALFAADFQLAENIGLDQIQQLGEKADWLNELGILFLMKGDLPEALRFFDRAIQADPNFIEAQFNATIILSDLGFYDEAAIRFQDACQREGVILARKHYDMCLFYQSVGKFQEAIEEILKAIHLIKNHDYYIELTRIYIELQKFNEALQSINEAIILNPQSTIAQNLKHQCEQTLDQYLASRNSGKEFESKIMQ, encoded by the coding sequence GTGCAAAATTCTTTAAATGATTTTCGTTCGGCTTTGTTTGCTGCAGACTTTCAATTGGCTGAAAATATTGGACTTGATCAAATTCAACAATTAGGAGAAAAGGCGGATTGGTTAAATGAATTAGGTATTTTGTTTTTAATGAAAGGAGATCTTCCTGAAGCGCTTAGATTTTTTGATAGAGCCATCCAAGCAGATCCTAATTTTATAGAGGCTCAATTTAATGCAACAATTATATTAAGTGATTTAGGATTCTATGATGAAGCAGCGATTCGCTTTCAAGATGCTTGTCAGAGAGAGGGTGTCATTCTTGCCAGAAAACATTATGATATGTGTCTGTTTTATCAATCAGTCGGAAAGTTTCAAGAAGCTATAGAAGAAATTTTAAAGGCAATCCACCTTATTAAAAATCATGATTATTATATAGAATTAACTCGTATTTATATTGAACTGCAAAAATTTAATGAAGCTTTGCAAAGCATTAATGAAGCAATAATTTTAAACCCCCAAAGTACTATTGCCCAAAATTTAAAGCATCAATGTGAACAAACATTAGATCAATACTTAGCTAGTCGTAACTCTGGTAAAGAATTTGAAAGTAAGATAATGCAATAA